A stretch of DNA from bacterium:
CATCAGGAGGATGATGCCGACGGAGGCTAGTTGATCGGCTAATTCCGGGTTGGCCGTCATCCCGGGAGTACTGGGACTGACCACAATTCCCGCCAGGAGGTAGCCTGCGACGGTGGGCAGGCGCAACCGCTGCATGACATACCCCAGAATCAGGGCAATGGTTAACCCCAGTGTCAGGGTCAGAACGAGATCAATGCTTCCCATAAAACGGTTATTGGTTATCTGTTATTGGTTGCTGAAATTAATCCTGCTAACTAATAACCGATAACTAATAACGCTGCAAGTGGTCAGAAATTCTGCCATTCCGGTTCATTGGCGAAAATCCAACGGTAGTAGTCAAGCCCTTCCAGGTTCGTGGCGGCGGCTTCATCGGTGATGACCGTGCAACGGGGGTGCAGCTGCAGGGCTGACCCCGTCACCATGGAGGTGATGGGGCCCTCGGTGGCTTTGGCCAGGATCGACGCTTTGCTCGCGCCCGTGACCAGCATCAGCGCCCGTTTAGAATCCAGGATGGAACCCACGCCCATGGTAATGGCACGGCGGGGGACTTGGTTGATGTCATTTCCGAACATGGCGGAATTCGCCTGAAGCGTGGACAGGGTCAGTGCCTTTTCGCGGGTGCGGGAGCGCAGGGACGAGAGCGGCTCGTTGAAGCCGATATGGCCATCATGTCCGATCCCCAGAATCTGGATATCGATGCCGCCCCGTTCTTCAATGGCCTCCTCATAGCGGTGACATTCGGCCGTCAAATCAGGGGCGGTGCCATTGGGCAGGTAGGTATTCTTCGGGTTGATATCGATCTTGTTGAAGAGGTGCAGGTTCATGTAGTGCCGGTACGAACAGGGGTGCTCTGCAGGAATTCCGATATATTCGTCCAGGTTGAAGGTACGGCAGCTGGCAAAGCTGAGCCCATTTTCCTGATGCATGCGGGCCAGATGCCCGTAGACGGATTCCATGGTGCGGCCGGTGGCCAGGCCTAAAACAAGATCCGGCTTACGCCGGATCTCGCGGGCAATGACGCGGGCGACCATCAAGGCCGCCGCGTCACTATCAGGTTGAATAATAATTTCCATAGTTAAACGTTGTATTCCTTGGCATTCACCTCGGAAGATACCAGAACCTTGCGGTCGGATAAACCCTTTTTGAACCCATCCTGCTCATCCATTCCCGTGGTCAGGGGAAGGGCAATCTGCCCGCCCAGGATGGCGGATTGCTGCATGGCCAACATGATCTCGGCCCCTTTGAAGGCACTTTCGAACTGGCAGGGATGCGGCTTGATGCCGTCCAGCCAGTCGGCCATGTCCTGGATATAAGGAGGCATATCCAGGTCATAGTTCATGACGCCTTCGCCGCTCTGGTAACCGTCCCGTTTGGTGACCGCGCGCCAGCCGCCGTTGGTGAGCACTTCCGCGAACCCTTCGGTTCCCTGGGCGCCCATGCGGCACTTGCCCCACCATTTGGCCACTTCAGGCTGGTCAGGAGCCCCGGCGCCGCACTCGTAAATGCCGCGTACCCCGTTGGCATACTGAACAAACCCTGCGATGTGGTCCGGGGACGGATGGTTATCTGTCAGTTTGCCGCGTCCTGCGGCCTGACCCATCACCCAGGTGGCGTCGGCCTCATCATTATACCAGCGGGTGTAATCAATGAGATGCGACAACATATGTGTCATCCAGCCGGTGGCATAGCCGTACACCGTGTGAACACGGCCCAGGGCGCCGCTGGCGATGATCTCTTTGACCTTCCGATAATGGACCCCGTACCGGTGCTGATGACTCACCACGGCCTTCACCCCGGCCTTGGCCAGCATATCGCGGATGATGAGCAATTCATGGCTCGTCAGGGCGACCGGCTTTTCAAAGGCAATCAGTTTGGCCCCCCCTTCGATGGCGGCCTTCAACATCGGGATGCGCAGGTTGGGCATCGTGCAAAAGCAGAAGACGTCCGGCTTCAGCTCTTTTGCCAGTGCGTTGACGTCCGTGCCGGTTTTGACGCCACCGCCGATTTTGGCGGCGGCAGCGTCCAGCTTGGAGGCATCAATATCGCACAGGCCGGTCACTTTGAAGCGGGGATTCGCCTGGAAGGCCGTGGCATGATGCATGCCGCGTTTTCCCGCACCAACGACCATTGCTGTGTATTGTTTTCCCATGGATAGTAATGTCCTTTAGGCGTTGGCCTTGTCCCACTCCATGCACTTGGCGATGACGTGATCCACTTCATCGGTCGTCAGTTCAGGGAACATCGGCAGGCTGATGCAGGTGGCCGCGTTCTTCTCGGCATTGGCCAGGGAACCGACGATGCGGGCGTCTTTGCCCCACGGGTAACCGGCCTGCTGGTGGATGGCGATGGAGTAATGCGTTTTGGCGTCCACCCCATTCTTGACCAGCCAGTTGACGAATTCGTCGCGTTTCTTGGCGTCCTTCACTTCAATGACATACAGGTGCCACACGTGACGGTAGCCCGGCTTCTGGTAAGGAAGGTCGAAGGCCTTGGCGCCCTTCAGGCCGGCGGTATAGCGCTCGGCCAGCTTGATGCGGTTGTTATTCCACTCGTGGATGTGCTTGAGCTTGGCGCTCAGGATCCCGGCGTGGATGTCATCCAGACGGCTGTTGAAGCCGAAGCTGTGAACGTTGCGGGCCGGTGAACCGTGGCTGCGAAGCAGGCGGGTCGTGGTGTTGATTTTGTCGTTGTTGGTGACGATGGCACCGCTGTCACCGAAGGTGCCGAGGTTCTTCTGGATGATGAAGCTGGTCGCCACCGCATCGCTCAACTCGCCGATTTTGAAGGTGTCGCCGGCGGCATCAATCGCCTGGGCATTGTCTTCAATGACATACAGCTTGTGTTTGTCGGCAATCTTTTTGATGGCCGGCATATCCGCACATTGACCATACAGATGGACGGGCATGATGCACTTCGTCTTGGGGGTGATGGCGGCTTCAATCTTCGCGGGGTCGATGCACTTCGTCTTGGGGTCGCAGTCGATCATCACGACGGTTGCGCCGGCGATCCAGATGGCTTCGGCGGTGGCGAAAAAGGTATTGGCGTTGGTGATCACTTCATCCCCCTTGCCGATTCCGAGAGCCATAAGGGTCAGCCAGAGGGCATCCGTGCCGTTGCCGACGCCGATGGCATGCTTGGTCCCGCTGAACGCTGCAAATTCCTTCTCGAACTGCTTGTTCATGGGCCCCTGGACATACTCGCCGCTCTCAATGACCTTCTTGATGTTGGCGTCAATTTCAGCCTTGATGTTGTTGTATTGGCGTACGTGACCGTAGAATGGAACATTCATTTGCGCTTCTCTTTCTTTTTGGTTGTTTCACTTTTTTCTCAAAACAGGGGACATAATTATCATCTGACAGGGTGTATTGCACGGAATTTTCAACTTTATTTAACATATGTGATAGACTTGACGGGTTTCGGAGCTCCCAAACGGGTGATAATGAGTGAAAAAAGACGTTATTGGCCGCATGTGACAACCCGCTTGCGTACTCGCTTCTAAATGGTGTAGGAATGCGCCACATGTTTTGATGAAGAGTCCCAGAGTTACAAGGAGCGGGTCGTTATGTTCAAGTGTTTTTCCGGGTTATTAAAATTATCTGTTGTGGTTTTCGGGGTTATGCCGGTGAGTGTATGGGCGGCTGAGGCGACCACGAATCTTGCCACTGGGGTGGAGGCGGGGGCGTCAAATGTCTGGTTGACCTTCGGGCTTGACCGTCTCTGTTGGTTGCAGGGCAGGATGATGGGCAATCCCCTCTGGCAATATCTGGCCGCGATCCTTTATGTGCTGCTGGCGTTTTATGCCTCGAAGGGTGTGGATTACCTGGTTCAGGCCAAGTTGCGGAAGCTCGTGGAAAAAACCAGGACCGATATCGATGATTTCATCCTCGATCTGGCGCATGGGCCCGTTAAGGTGATTACCCTTGTAGTCCTTTTACATATTGGACTGCGCGTATTCTCTTGGCCGCAATGGGCTGAGACGTTTATTTCCAACGGTCTGAAGATTATTGTGGCCGGCTCCATTACCTATTTGCTGTTGAGGCTAGTGGATGTGGGCATGCAGGCCTGGCAGAACCGGGTTCTGGCCGCGGGTGAGGCGGTGCTCGACATGCACCTGTTTCCCGTCATCCGTAAAACCGCAAAGGGGTTTGTGCTGGTCGTCGCCGTGCTGGTGACCGTACAGAATCTCGGCATGAACGTGACGGGGCTGCTGGCCTCCCTGTCCATCGGAGGGCTGGCGGTGGGGTTGGCGGCACAGGACACGCTTTCGAATCTGTTCGGTGCGGTGGCGCTGTTTGTTGACAAGCCCTTCCGGATCGGGGATCGCATTCAGTTCGAAGCGATTGATGGGGAGGTGGAGGGCATCGGGATGCGCAGTACCCGGATCCGCAATCAGGATGGGCATTTGGTGGTGGTGCCCAACCGGACAATGGCCAATGCCAGCCTCACCAATGTCAGCAAGCGGCCGAACATCAAGACGGTCATGAATATCGGCCTTACCTATGACACGTCGGTGGAACAGATTCAGCGGGCGACCCATATCGTCGAGGAAATCTTTGGCACCCATCCCCGTACGAAAGACCTGCTGGTTAGTTTCAATAAGTTCGAAAATTCATCGCTGAATATCCAGATTGTGCATTGGTTTAATTCGACCGATTACAAGGAATACCTGCAGGCCATGCAGATGTTCAATCTGGATCTTAAACGCCGGTTTGATGCGGAGGGCATTCACTTTGCCTTTCCAACCCAGACGGTTTTCTTGAAACAGGATGCGCCCAGCATTTCATAAGGAATCGGCGCCTTTCCAATGCTCAATCCTTGGTATCAGGCTTGAGCACTACTCTGGATTGAATTATTAATGGAGGGTTTTGCTCCGTCAAAACGGGAAGAACGACTTCTTCGGACGCAATTTCCTGATTACGCGGCTTATTGGTCCCATACGGGCCGATTCCTCCCCTGGCTGTAACCGGGGGAGCATGGGCCATAGGAAAGGGTGTCGGTGGCCCCAGGAAAACAGTTTGAACCGGAGCGCCAAGGGGCAGACAATCGGGTCATGAGAAAGAGGAAATCGTATGAATAAATACATCGTTGGCGTCACGTTGCTTCTCCTCGCCGCCGCCTGTACGAAAGCGCCGGTCTACGAGCCATGGTGCAATGACTGGCAGATTCTGGTAAGAGATGCACTGACCGGTGATGGGAAAGTTTCGGCAAGTTATGAAGGCGCCTGGCGTCAGGGAGACATGACTCCAGATAAGTACAGCAACCGGCCCCATTATGAAGCCGTTGGCGCACATGTCGGGATCCTGGAGATGCATCCCGTTTCCCCAACGGAATCGGCTAAAATGAAATTCAAGGGTACGGTGTCATCCCAGACGCCCATTCTCACGGTCGTTGCGGGCGGGAGTATCCACGGCGATTGCCTGCTTCAATTGTATGTGAACGGGGCCAAGATCAGCGAGTATGTGCTTGATGGACTGCGTTGGAAAAAGTGTGACTTTGATCTCACCGCCTATGCCGGCGAAAACATGGATCTCCAGTTGTGGGTCACGGGCGGGGGCGAAAAACCGTGGAATTACGAGAATTGCTTTATTGATGACATTTCGTTTAATCAACGGCGTAAATAGGTTATAAAGAATATTACTATCCGGGAGGCTGACAGTGAAACGACTGATAATGGCATTAATCGTAGGCGGCGCGGGCGTGAGTTCGTTTGCCGGACAAGATGACACGAATTCCACCGACCAGGCGATCTTAAGAGAGCTCAGTGCGATTCACGCGTCATTGGATAAAATAGCATCCGAGTTGTCGGCCATGAGGAACCAAAAAGCCCTGCCGCCGGAAAGTTCTTTTTCGTCTGATGACGACTCTGGCTTTGTCCTCAAGAAAGCGAATGTTGATACGCTTCGGGGTATTACCCTGCCGGCGAACCCGACGGAGGCCCAGATCGGTCAGTACATCAGTGAAATTGTGAAAGCTTCGAAAGGGCAGAATACATTCGGTGATTCAGATATTCAGGTGGGAATGCTCGCGAGGGTCGGCTCCACTAACCTCCAGTATCTGGTGGATGCGCTCAATGGCTCTCAAGGATGCGGGAATTATCACCTGGAAGCCGCCATTTGCCGGCTGGCTGACAATCAGAACAAGGAACTCATTCTGAAAACCCTGCCCGTTCAGCATAATCTGGTTAAAGTGGTGACGCGGATGGGGTGGGAGCCTGATGCCAGGGGGACGCTGCTTGCGGAATTGAAGAATAAGACGGACTACCTGCCGACGGAATGGATCTCCGCCGTAGCCTCTCTCCGGGATCCGGCCAGTTATCCGTTGCTGCGTGATTACTTCATCTATGGGCACAACAAGTACTGGACCTATTCTGAAATCAAGGATTTGCCTATCGATAATATGCCGGCGGCAATCGTGGAAGCCTGGCAGCGGAGCAGGGCCCAGGATCCTGTTAACAAACGATACATGGCCATGGTGGCCATGCAATTCGGGCATAAGGATGCCTTGGAATGTGTTTGCGATGGTTTGGTAGATCCCGCTTCCCGCAATTACGGAAACAATGGCGAGATGCGTTCCTCCGTTCTCAAGATGGTAGATTTCTATGGAACCAATGAAGAGTTGGCCAACTGGTATAGAACAAACCGCGATAAGATCAAATTCAATGCCGCCACCAAAAAGTTTATTGTTGAAAAATAGCCTAAAGGCACCTCCGAGGGGTGTGTTGTAGAGTGGCAGCGGCGTCTCGCCGCTGTTCCTCAAAAATCATTAGGATTGACTCATGCGAAGGCCCGAACTTGATGAATCTCGATAAAGCATTGGAAATTGGCGTGAGGGCGCATGCCGGGCAGACTGACAGGCTCGGGGGACCCTATATTCTTCATCCACTCCGGATCATGATGAAGATGAGCAGTGAGGATGAAAGGGTTGTCGCTATCCTGCATGATGTGGTTGAGGACAGCGCCGTCACGCTTGAGGACCTTGCTCAATCCGGCTTCTCCCGGCTTGTGCTTGATGCGGTTGACGGACTCACTCACCGGAAAGAGGAGCCCTATGAGGTTTATATTGAGCGGGCCGCCGGGAATGCGCTTGCCAGGAAGATCAAGGTGGCTGACCTCGAGGACAACATGGAGTTCCGGCGGATTCATGGTCTTGCCGAAAAGGATAATGAGCGGATGATCCGCTACCAGAAGGCATACAGGTTTCTAACGGGCAGGGATTTCTCCTGAGCCAATAAATAAATGGGATAGAGGAATTATGAAAAACATCGAACCAACCAATGAAGAGAAGCAGGCGGTCTGGGATGCCTATCGGGCGCATAAGCCAATACGCGTGCCGCTGACGTGGGGCGTCAATCCGAGGATTATCATGCTTAATCCCGTGCTGAACCCGGAAGGGTTCACTTATCAGCAGTATTTCAATGAACCGCGCGTTACGTTGATCATTCAGTCCCGTTTTCACGAATATGTGGCCACCACCTTGAACCGGACCTGCGATTCCGCTGTGGCGCTTCCTGAATCCTGGAACTTTTATGTCGATAACCAGAACATCTATGACGGCGCCTATTTCGGGGGAGAGGTCGTCTTCGACGAAGGGCAGGTACCCAGTGTCCGGCCAGCCTATACGTTTGATGATATGGATGCGTTTCTGAAGCGGGATTTCTCACCCCCCTTGACGAACCCCTGGTTGAAGGACCGCCTGGAGTTTCATGGTCGGCTGGTCCGTGAAGCGGAAACCTTCACCTATCTCGGGCGCAAAGGAACGGTAGGGGATTACAGCCTGGGTTTCGACGGGCCCGTGACGGCCGTGGCCACCTTGTTCGGTGCGGATGGGATCGCGATTCTGGCCGCCGAGCCGGAAAGGGCGCGACTGCTGCTGGATAAACTGGTTGATGACGTGCTGATTCGGAATCGGGCGTTGGCAGACCTGTGCGGGGGGTGGAAGAAGTCCGACTGGACCTGGTTTGCGGACGACTCGATCCAGCTTATCAGTAGTGAGATGTACCGGGACCTGGTGTTGCCGGTGCATGCCCGCTTCTATGATGCCACTAACAGTCTCAGCGCGGCGGATGGACAGCGCTGCATTCACCTGTGTGGAGATGCGACCCGCCATTTTCCCGTGATCAACAGGGAATTGGGGGTGACCTCGTTTGATACCGGGTTCCCCGTTGACTTTGGTCAATTGCGCCAGGCCCTTGGGCCTGCCGTGGAAATTTCAGGGGGGCCATCAATTATGATTTTGCGTGAGGGAACCCCGGATTCGTGTGCCCGTGAAACCCGGCGCATTCTGGAAACAGGGATCATGCAAGGCGGTCGGTTCATTCTTCGCGAAGGAAATAATCTGCCGCCCTGCGTTCCCATGGCCAATCTGGAGGCGGTCTACAATACCTGCCGGGAATTCGGCAACTACCTATGAACCGTGTCCTTATCCTTCTGTGTTGCCTGAAACTGACGTGCGGAATGGCCTTGGCGCAAGGGACGCCCGGAGGGACGAACCTGCTCGTGAATGGGGGGTTTGAGCAGGAGACTCACGGCTGGAACCAACTGTGGGCGCGCGATACCGGAGCCGTCAGCGCGGTCATTGATCCCCTTGAACACCATGGTGGAACTCAAGCCCTTCGTATCGAGCACACGGGGCAGAAAGATTGGAGCCTCAGTCAGCCGCCCCATCTCGAGGTGCAACCTGGAGAGATTTTTGAACTGACGGCCTGGGTTCGAGTCCAGGGTGAAGGGAATGCTATCCTCAGTGCCGTCACTCGGAATGCGTCCGGCACGACGATCAACTGGGCATTTGGCGGGCGGACGACTCGCGCAACGAAAGCCTGGCATCTCCTGCGATCCCGTTTCATCATTCCGCCGGGAGTCACGACCATCCAGCCCCGCCTCATCGGGGATGGCCCCGCGACCATCTGGTGTGATGATTTCGTCCTCGTGCGGCAGGGCAACCTCGCCGCGCTGCGCCCGCACGGCCTGCCCGCCGAGGTGAGCCTCGCGAATGCCTCGTTGGCAGTGACCTTCCATACTGCAGACGGCACCTTTGTTGTGAACGATCGGCGTCTGAACCGGACCTGGGCCCAACATGTCGGAGACGCCCCCCTGGTCGTTCTTGAGGCAAAGGCGCGTGGACAGGAACTCCGTTTAAAATTACTTGATCCCATGTCCTTTCGTGAGATCGCCGTAACGGCCCGGTTGGACGGTGACTCACCTGAGATGGTCATCACCCTTCGTGCCGAGGGCGAGATGGATGCCCTGCTCGAGTGGCCGGCCCCGTTCGCCTCCGCCAAGGGGCATGTGCTCATTCTTCCCGTCAACGAGGGCATCAGTTATCCGGTTGACGATGAGTCACTCCCCTCAATGAGCTACCACTTGTATGGCGGGCATGGGCTTTGCATGCCGTGGTATGGGGTGACGGAGGGGGATTCGGGCTGGATGGCGATCATTGAAACACCGGATGACGCGTCGGTCGCCATTTCCCGGCATAACAGCCTGCTCGGACTCGTTCCCAGGTGGGAGTCTCAGAAGCAGCAATTCGGCCCGGAACGCGTGATCCGATATGTTTTTGTGGACCGTGGCGGCTATGTCGCCATGGCCGGGCGCTATCGCGACTATGCCAGGAAGACCGGCCTTCTCAAGACGTTGGACGAAAAGCGTAAGGCCGTCCCTGCGGTGGATCAACTGGTCGGGGCCGTGAATATCTGGTGCTGGGATAAGGGAGCCACTTCCTGGTGCCGCGAACTCCAGGCCCTCGGTATCCGGCGCATCCTATGGAGCAGCGCCCTGCCACCTGACC
This window harbors:
- the nagB gene encoding glucosamine-6-phosphate deaminase; this translates as MEIIIQPDSDAAALMVARVIAREIRRKPDLVLGLATGRTMESVYGHLARMHQENGLSFASCRTFNLDEYIGIPAEHPCSYRHYMNLHLFNKIDINPKNTYLPNGTAPDLTAECHRYEEAIEERGGIDIQILGIGHDGHIGFNEPLSSLRSRTREKALTLSTLQANSAMFGNDINQVPRRAITMGVGSILDSKRALMLVTGASKASILAKATEGPITSMVTGSALQLHPRCTVITDEAAATNLEGLDYYRWIFANEPEWQNF
- a CDS encoding Gfo/Idh/MocA family oxidoreductase; translated protein: MGKQYTAMVVGAGKRGMHHATAFQANPRFKVTGLCDIDASKLDAAAAKIGGGVKTGTDVNALAKELKPDVFCFCTMPNLRIPMLKAAIEGGAKLIAFEKPVALTSHELLIIRDMLAKAGVKAVVSHQHRYGVHYRKVKEIIASGALGRVHTVYGYATGWMTHMLSHLIDYTRWYNDEADATWVMGQAAGRGKLTDNHPSPDHIAGFVQYANGVRGIYECGAGAPDQPEVAKWWGKCRMGAQGTEGFAEVLTNGGWRAVTKRDGYQSGEGVMNYDLDMPPYIQDMADWLDGIKPHPCQFESAFKGAEIMLAMQQSAILGGQIALPLTTGMDEQDGFKKGLSDRKVLVSSEVNAKEYNV
- a CDS encoding DegT/DnrJ/EryC1/StrS family aminotransferase, which codes for MNVPFYGHVRQYNNIKAEIDANIKKVIESGEYVQGPMNKQFEKEFAAFSGTKHAIGVGNGTDALWLTLMALGIGKGDEVITNANTFFATAEAIWIAGATVVMIDCDPKTKCIDPAKIEAAITPKTKCIMPVHLYGQCADMPAIKKIADKHKLYVIEDNAQAIDAAGDTFKIGELSDAVATSFIIQKNLGTFGDSGAIVTNNDKINTTTRLLRSHGSPARNVHSFGFNSRLDDIHAGILSAKLKHIHEWNNNRIKLAERYTAGLKGAKAFDLPYQKPGYRHVWHLYVIEVKDAKKRDEFVNWLVKNGVDAKTHYSIAIHQQAGYPWGKDARIVGSLANAEKNAATCISLPMFPELTTDEVDHVIAKCMEWDKANA
- a CDS encoding mechanosensitive ion channel family protein, which codes for MFKCFSGLLKLSVVVFGVMPVSVWAAEATTNLATGVEAGASNVWLTFGLDRLCWLQGRMMGNPLWQYLAAILYVLLAFYASKGVDYLVQAKLRKLVEKTRTDIDDFILDLAHGPVKVITLVVLLHIGLRVFSWPQWAETFISNGLKIIVAGSITYLLLRLVDVGMQAWQNRVLAAGEAVLDMHLFPVIRKTAKGFVLVVAVLVTVQNLGMNVTGLLASLSIGGLAVGLAAQDTLSNLFGAVALFVDKPFRIGDRIQFEAIDGEVEGIGMRSTRIRNQDGHLVVVPNRTMANASLTNVSKRPNIKTVMNIGLTYDTSVEQIQRATHIVEEIFGTHPRTKDLLVSFNKFENSSLNIQIVHWFNSTDYKEYLQAMQMFNLDLKRRFDAEGIHFAFPTQTVFLKQDAPSIS
- a CDS encoding GTP pyrophosphokinase, which produces MNLDKALEIGVRAHAGQTDRLGGPYILHPLRIMMKMSSEDERVVAILHDVVEDSAVTLEDLAQSGFSRLVLDAVDGLTHRKEEPYEVYIERAAGNALARKIKVADLEDNMEFRRIHGLAEKDNERMIRYQKAYRFLTGRDFS
- a CDS encoding uroporphyrinogen decarboxylase family protein is translated as MKNIEPTNEEKQAVWDAYRAHKPIRVPLTWGVNPRIIMLNPVLNPEGFTYQQYFNEPRVTLIIQSRFHEYVATTLNRTCDSAVALPESWNFYVDNQNIYDGAYFGGEVVFDEGQVPSVRPAYTFDDMDAFLKRDFSPPLTNPWLKDRLEFHGRLVREAETFTYLGRKGTVGDYSLGFDGPVTAVATLFGADGIAILAAEPERARLLLDKLVDDVLIRNRALADLCGGWKKSDWTWFADDSIQLISSEMYRDLVLPVHARFYDATNSLSAADGQRCIHLCGDATRHFPVINRELGVTSFDTGFPVDFGQLRQALGPAVEISGGPSIMILREGTPDSCARETRRILETGIMQGGRFILREGNNLPPCVPMANLEAVYNTCREFGNYL
- a CDS encoding glycoside hydrolase; translation: MNRVLILLCCLKLTCGMALAQGTPGGTNLLVNGGFEQETHGWNQLWARDTGAVSAVIDPLEHHGGTQALRIEHTGQKDWSLSQPPHLEVQPGEIFELTAWVRVQGEGNAILSAVTRNASGTTINWAFGGRTTRATKAWHLLRSRFIIPPGVTTIQPRLIGDGPATIWCDDFVLVRQGNLAALRPHGLPAEVSLANASLAVTFHTADGTFVVNDRRLNRTWAQHVGDAPLVVLEAKARGQELRLKLLDPMSFREIAVTARLDGDSPEMVITLRAEGEMDALLEWPAPFASAKGHVLILPVNEGISYPVDDESLPSMSYHLYGGHGLCMPWYGVTEGDSGWMAIIETPDDASVAISRHNSLLGLVPRWESQKQQFGPERVIRYVFVDRGGYVAMAGRYRDYARKTGLLKTLDEKRKAVPAVDQLVGAVNIWCWDKGATSWCRELQALGIRRILWSSALPPDQIKALNELGVLTSRYDIYQDAMNPANFPYLQWLHSDWTSEAWTNDDLMVGANGEWVRGWEVETKDGKMLPCGTLCDRQAVEYATRRIPPELKTHPYRCRFIDTTTASPWRECYHPKHPLTRTESKRYKMDLLRYVSQGCGLVCGSETGHDAAVPWVDYFEGMLSLGPYRVPDSGRDMMRIWDEVPAQVAKFQTGHFYRLPLWELVYHDCVVAQWYWGDYNNKLPVLWDRRDLWNTLYGTPPMFMFDRKIWEANKDRFVQSYQAATPVARATGYSRMLSHEWLTPNHAVQRTRFANGVVVTVNFGETPFTLPDGVSIQALGSRVEGLPVTALR